The region TTTAAAACCACAACGAAATTGCActtgatgttttattttcttgagttttaaaatatttaaatttctgtTATACGTTTTCTTGAATGAGTAATATAGGGGCAAAACGTAAGAGATTTAAAGTTGAATGTCTAAAATATGGCAGTATATTTAATaacgattttaaaaaacaataccaAGGTAAAGTACATATTGGGATATGAGTAAATATAAAACACGTTGGCGCTCCCGAAAATCCTTTTTAAAGTGCAGTTAAAACTTCCAAAGTCGCAGGGAAACGAGAATCGGTATGCACCTGGtttaatgttatattaaaatcaacgataattatgcaaataaagTTGTAGAATAACTTAAAACATCTGAGTTTTAATGTAAGTTCGAACGTAACATTTAAGAAATCAATCAacctattatgtattttttaacaaatcaaataatcctatatgcattttttaataaatcaatcaatccattatgtattttttaagaaatcaatctactatgtattttttaacaaatcccTTATGTATTCTGAATAAAGATCACTTACTCAaggataaaaatagtaaaatcgtttttaaaaaattaaaagcatttattttatagCTTCTTTTGGATTAATTTACTTGAACttattaaccttttttaattaaagttatttcctTATACCTTgcgatttattatttttttaattaaagatataagtTACTTAATgatttagtatatttatattatataaagtataatataatttaatataatacagaACCATGGAACATATCCTTCTCAATTGTTAGAGGAGGATTTATTTCAAGAGAATTCAATTCAATTGTCTCTAATAGATGAACCTGACATACAAAATGATGAAGTCAATTGGTTATCGTGTGCTGGTCAGTTAGAAAATATTGTCACAGACTTAAACGAGTGTGGTATCATTTAGTCTAAATTAAAATCTGAGACATTTCCAAATCCTGTGATATTCTTATTGGAATGCATTCAGGCCATTAGTAGaataaaatcaagttaaaaaaaattcataaaaaatgcaaatattttatcgGAACAAATCTCTAAATCACCTAAAAGTTCTAAAccaattaacaatattattgatAACATAATTAATCTTGATCCAGGCAGTCGTGATTCGGTTGCTTCAGCATCTCAGCGTCAATACCTTATTGCTTTATCGCCACATCAGCCAAAATTAACTAAATATCAACTTAATACTACAGTTAACAACATTAAACAGCATAGTTTTAATCCTAAATGGTACAATGAATATCCATTATTCGAATATAGTGTTGTGACAGATTCTGCATACTGTTTTGTATGTACTTTATATTCAAATGGCCCAGGAAGATGAGGTTTTATCCATGCTGAATCTTATCAAGATTCATCATGGGTAAAACCTAGTGTTCGTAAATGGCATAAAATGAAAAGCTGTGGAGTTAAAAAATTAGGTAAATTACAGCAACATATATCTTGTTTTTCTCATAAAGCAGCGTTAcatcattattatcaatttaTGACAACTGAAAATCatattgatataattttaaacatatcaAATAGAAAAGAAGCAATTAAGTTAgatcaaaaaaaagatttcaataaacaaattgtagttatattatttgatattgcTAGAATATTATCACGACAAGGATTAGCATATCGAGGCGATGGTGACGAAAGTAGAAGAAATTTTATGCAATTTGTTCAATTACTCACTAGTCGTAATCAATTAATGAAATGCTGGATGGAATAGTCTACTTTACGATCACATTAAGTTGCTTACTTAGGTCCACGAtctcaaaatgaatttattgaaCTACTAACTAAAGAAACAcgtaacataataataaaagagaTATATGAAGCAAACAATTTTCAGTAACTGCTGATACTACATCAGATATATCACATCAGGATCGTTAATCAGTATGTGTCTGATATGTTAATAGTCAAGGCAAATCTGTTGAGCGACTTTTggaaattgaaaaaagaaacgaTAAAATTGGTTCGGGTACAGCATCACAAATAGTCAACAATCtagaaagtaatttattaaaaccGGAGCTAATACCCTTTCAGTCCTATGATTTTGCAAGTAATATGTCAGGGAAATTTAATGGAACCCATATTAATCTTTCTGAACTTGCTGGTCACAAAATTATACTTATACCATGCCAAGCTCATCGGTTGAACACGTTTTTTGAACATAGTTGTGATGCTAGTAGTATAATTGGAAGTATATATTAGAAAATCTTTAAGTCTTTTGTTCCTCAAGTAATAATAGATATCGTTTGCCTAATgagaaaatttctaaaattgaaaatgcgTTACAATTAAGAAACTTGTCAAAAACCAAGGTGGACAGCTCGTGCTGAAAGTGTTAAAGCTCTATGGAATTCATTAGAAGCTGTTGTTGAACGAATACGTTCAACAACAGCTATTACGAATTACGAACAAAACATTACGAATGTTTCGATAAAGGAACAAGATCAAAAGCACTTGCTCTTCgaaaacaaatgttttctttttattttattgtttctatATCTTTCATGAAGAACATTATGTACAAACTAAAGTATCTTACTGAAACTCTTGAGgcaaaaatttatctataattGATGCAATAACATAAATTCACATCACAATGAAAATTCTAGCATCAATCAACTATGATGATTATGCAATGAACAATTTCATCAATAGTGCTAAAGAGTTTGCCACCTTACGTGGAATAGACTCTGAGGCTGATTTTCGAAACCATCATTGTAGAAAATTAGCAAATAAACGATTCGATTGTAATTCTTCAACACAAACAGAATTTAcaatgaatttattttacagaaaagagtttaaaatagttcttgataccatttttaaactaacgaatgaaaatttaaaaacatgtatttcttctattgaatttttatatctattgtTTTCTCAaccatttaataaacttaatatttcaTTGGGTAATGTACAAAAATCTATTTCAATATTTCCCCCAGCAAGTCAAGGTGCAAATCTTCAAGACTATGACTTAGTTCAAACAGAactagaaatattatttaataagttaaaagaaGACGAAGCATCATTTAA is a window of Hydra vulgaris chromosome 15, alternate assembly HydraT2T_AEP DNA encoding:
- the LOC136091887 gene encoding uncharacterized protein LOC136091887 — its product is MKILASINYDDYAMNNFINSAKEFATLRGIDSEADFRNHHCRKLANKRFDCNSSTQTEFTMNLFYRKEFKIVLDTIFKLTNENLKTCISSIEFLYLLFSQPFNKLNISLGNVQKSISIFPPASQGANLQDYDLVQTELEILFNKLKEDEASFNSLMEKIEEVKHILPCANQICRLASTFTVTVATNERTFSKLKLIKRHLRLTKADERLNSLVLLGVEKDIVDQLDINKIAHQWLILKNRRIKI